One Pogoniulus pusillus isolate bPogPus1 chromosome 22, bPogPus1.pri, whole genome shotgun sequence DNA segment encodes these proteins:
- the LOC135185073 gene encoding protocadherin alpha-8-like — protein sequence MEARWGAAVRLLVLVRTWWLVAGQVQYSVPEEAKVGTVVGRLAQELGVGDAEARRLRVVWQGRRAGVEVSGASGALVVSSRVDREELCGKSAPCSLRLELLQERPLRVFHVELEVTDINDNAPLFPAARKNISLPENSPPGSRFPLEGASDADVGANAQLSYTLSPSEHFALDLDKLNEGNIVPDLVLRKPLDRETMPVHQLVLTASDEGRPSLTGTMELLITVLDANDIAPQFNQSVYKVQLLENATEGTLIVRVNATDSDEGSNSEVTYRATNFIPPSGRDVISVNPQTGEIELKGALDFEEVSVFDFRIEATDKGWPPLSGHCKVLLEVLDVNDNAPEVWVTSLSVPVSEDASVGTVVALLSVSDRDSGANGRVQCSVWPSWPFVLESRFPGSFSLVLREALDRERVREYEVEVRAEDGGKPPLRARRVVRVPVCDVNDNAPAFSQAVYTVLVRENNAAGAEVARVWARDPDEAENGRVRYSLWEGGAGGASVAAVGWRPASSYVSVDGESGRVWAVQALDYEELQVLQFEVRAVDAGEPALVGNATVQLFVVDENDNAPVLLPAAGGAPGLDPFLGSPVEEVPGPNSETLWAWAAWGPGAGQVVAKIRAVDADSGYNAWLRYEVLEPRGKGPFRVGVYSGEVSTARALEEADGPRQRLVIVVRDHGEPPRSATATLSVSLVEGGEKALSGSSSSVPGVLLPSESGAAAGMASASTNVWLVVSICAVSSVFVLALVLYGASRCAPRAAVLSGPAAATLVCASEVGSWSYSQRQSRSLCVADGAGKSDLMVFSPNLPPPPPPPPSVPAAKDTSQAEPSSLLDTVSAPPFSSFHPPLLGCPPTCAFLSLLSGFSYLRGQAVL from the coding sequence ATGGAGGCGCGTTGGGGTGCCGCGGTTCgtctgctggtgctggtgcgGACCTGGTGGCTGGTGGCGGGGCAGGTGCAGTACTCGGTGCCGGAGGAAGCCAAGGTCGGGACGGTGGTGGGGCGGCTGGCGCAGGAGCTGGGTGTGGGCGATGCGGAGGCGCGGCGGCTGCGTGTGGTGTGGCAGGGCCGGCGGGCGGGCGTGGAGGTGAGCGGGGCGAGCGGGGCGCTGGTGGTGAGCTCGCGTGTGGACCGGGAGGAGCTGTGCGGGAAGAGCGCTCCCTGCTCGCTgcgcctggagctgctgcaggagcggCCGCTGCGCGTCTTCCATGTGGAGCTGGAGGTGACCGACATTAACGACAACGCCCCGCTCTTCCCCGCCGCGCGGAAAAACATCAGTTTACCGGAGAACTCCCCACCCGGTTCCCGTTTCCCGCTGGAGGGCGCCTCGGATGCAGATGTCGGAGCGAACGCGCAGCTCTCCTACACGCTCAGCCCCAGCGAGCATTTCGCTTTGGATTTAGACAAACTGAATGAGGGAAATATCGTACCCGACCTAGTACTCAGAAAGCCACTGGACCGGGAGACGATGCCAGTGCACCAATTGGTGCTGACGGCGAGTGACGAGGGCCGCCCGTCTCTGACAGGCACAATGGAGCTGCTGATTACAGTGTTGGATGCGAATGACATCGCTCCCCAGTTCAATCAGTCGGTGTATAaggtgcagctgctggagaacgCTACAGAGGGGACGCTGATAGTGCGTGTGAACGCCACTGATTCGGATGAGGGAAGTAACAGCGAGGTGACCTACAGGGCGACCAATTTCATTCCACCGAGTGGAAGAGATGTGATTAGCGTCAATCCGCAGACAGGCGAGATCGAATTAAAGGGCGCCCTGGACTTTGAAGAAGTCAGTGTGTTTGATTTCCGAATAGAAGCCACAGACAAAGGCTGGCCCCCGTTGTCCGGCCACTGTAAGGTGTTGTTGGAGGTGCTGGACGTGAACGACAACGCGCCCGAGGTGTGGGTGACGTCGCTGTCGGTGCCGGTGTCGGAGGACGCGTCGGTGGGGACGGTGGTGGCGCTGCTGAGCGTGTCGGACCGCGACTCGGGGGCGAACGGGCGAGTGCAGTGCTCGGTGTGGCCGTCGTGGCCGTTCGTTCTGGAGTCGAGGTTCCCGGGCTCGTTCTCGCTGGTGCTGCGGGAGGCGCTGGACCGGGAGCGGGTGCGGGAGTACGAGGTGGAGGTGCGTGCGGAGGACGGCGGGAAGCCGCCGCTGCGTGCGAGGCGCGTTGTGCGTGTGCCGGTGTGTGACGTGAACGACAACGCGCCGGCGTTCTCGCAGGCCGTGTACACGGTGCTGGTGCGGGAGAACAACGCGGCGGGCGCGGAGGTGGCGCGGGTGTGGGCGCGGGACCCGGACGAGGCGGAGAACGGTCGCGTGAGGTACTCGCTGTGGGAGGGCGGCGCTGGAGGTGCGTCGGTGGCGGCGGTGGGGTGGCGCCCGGCGTCGAGCTACGTGTCGGTGGATGGGGAGAGCGGGCGCGTGTGGGCGGTGCAGGCGCTGGACTACgaggagctgcaggtgctgcagttcGAGGTGCGCGCGGTGGACGCGGGGGAGCCTGCGCTGGTGGGCAACGCGACGGTGCAGCTGTTCGTGGTGGACGAGAACGACAACGCTCCGGTGCTGCTGCCGGCCGCGGGCGGTGCTCCGGGGCTCGATCCGTTTCTCGGGTCGCCAGTAGAGGAGGTGCCGGGGCCGAACTCGGAGACGCTGTGGGCGTGGGCGGCGTGGGGCCCTGGGGCAGGTCAGGTGGTGGCGAAGATCCGTGCGGTGGACGCGGACTCGGGCTACAACGCGTGGCTGCGCTACGAGGTGTTGGAGCCGCGGGGGAAGGGCCCGTTCCGCGTGGGTGTGTACAGCGGCGAGGTGAGCACGGCGCGGGCGCTGGAGGAGGCGGACGGCCCGCGTCAGCGGCTGGTGATCGTGGTGCGGGACCACGGCGAGCCGCCGCGCTCGGCCACGGCCACGCTGAGCGTGTCTCTGGTGGAAGGCGGCGAGAAGGCGCTGTCGGGATCGTCATCGTCGGTGCCGGGCGTGCTGTTGCCGTCGGAGAGCGGCGCAGCGGCGGGCATGGCTTCTGCGTCGACCAACGTGTGGCTGGTGGTGTCCATCTGCGCGGTGTCGAGCGTGTTCGTGCTGGCGCTGGTGCTGTACGGGGCGTCGCGCTGTGCTCCGCGGGCGGCCGTGCTGTCGGGTCCCGCCGCGGCGACGCTGGTGTGCGCCAGCGAAGTGGGCAGCTGGTCGTACTCGCAGCGCCAGAGCCGGAGCCTGTGCGTGGCGGATGGGGCGGGCAAGAGCGACCTGATGGTTTTCAGCCCCAACTTgccgcctccgccgccgccgccaccgtcTGTCCCCGCagccaaggacacctctcaggcggagccttcctctctgctggACACGGTCAGTGCTCCTCCCTTCTCATCTTTCCACCCACCCTTACTTGGTTGCCCCCCAACGTGtgctttcctttccctgctTTCGGGATTCTCCTATCTCCGTGGGCAGGCGGTTCTTTGA
- the LOC135185470 gene encoding uncharacterized protein LOC135185470 yields MSFRWGAAVHLLVLVRTWTLVAGQVRYSVPEEAKVGTVVGRLSQELGVGDAEARRLRVVWQGRRAGVEVSGASGALVVSSRVDREELCGKSAPCSLRLELLQERPLRVFHVELEVTDINDNAPLFPAARKNISLSENSPPGSRFPLEGASDADIGANAQLSYTLSPSDQFTLDVKSPGENRKSLFLVLLNALDRETVPVHRLVLTASDEGRPSLTGTMELLISVLDVNDNIPQFNQSVYKVKLPEDALEGTLVLRVNATDPDLGAYGDVVYEIDNIVPASSSDPFSIDANSGEIRLTGALDYEAVTFYELNIKAKDKGLPPLLGHCSVELEVLDVNDNAPEVWVTSLSVPVSEDASVGTVVALLSVSDRDSGANGRVQCSVWPSWPFVLESRFPGSFSLVLREALDRERVREYEVEVRAEDGGKPPLRARRVVRVPVCDVNDNAPAFSQAVYTVLVRENNAAGAEVARVWARDPDEAENGRVRYSLWEGGAGGASVAAVGWRPASSYVSVDGESGRVWAVQALDYEELQVLQFEVRAVDAGEPALVGNATVQLFVVDENDNAPVLLPAAGGAPGLDPFLGSSVEEVPVPNSETLWAWAAWGAGAGQVVAKIRAVDADSGYNAWLRYEVLEPRGKGPFRVGVYSGEVSTARALEEADGPRQRLVIVVRDHGEPPRSATATLSVSLVEGGEKALSGSSSSVPGVLLPAESGAAAGMASASTNVWLVVSICAVSSVFVLALVLYGASRCAPRAAVLSGPAAATLVCASEVGSWSYSQRQSRSLCVADGAGKSDLMVFSPNLPPPPPPPSVPAAKDTSQAEPSSLLDTVSAPPFLALHPAFLLYYHILKIFLSLKKQQPEMLQRRGGKVKAEGEENFLAEMLWSGDALGVGQCPMRRSSTRCRCRLGKDIGAARRLRPGAAETTAGSDGGGEAGRRRAEKAAEPVLAESSGDQCRPRAEMSFCWGAAVHLLVLVRTWSLVAGQVRYSVPEEAKVGTVVGRLAQELGVGDAEARRLRVVWQGRRAGVEVSGASGALVVSSRVDREELCGKSAPCSLRLELLQERPLRVFHVELEVTDINDNAPLFPAARKNISMAELTTVPGTRFPLEGASDADIGANAQLSYTLSPSEHFTLDVKSPDENRKSLFLVVLKALDRETVPVHRLVLTASDEGRPSLTGTMELLISVLDVNDNIPQFNQSVYKVKLPEDALEGTLVLRVNATDPDLGAYGDVVYEIDNIVPASSSDPFSIDANSGEIRLTGALDYEAVTFYELNIKAKDKGLPPLSGHCSVELEVLDVNDNAPEVWVTSLSVPVSEDASVGTVVALLSVSDRDSGANGRVQCSVWPSWPFALESRFPGSFSLVLREALDRERVREYEVEVRAEDGGKPPLRARRVVRVPVCDVNDNAPAFSQAVYTVLVRENNAAGAEVARVWARDPDEAENGRVRYSLWEGGAGGASVAAVGWRPASSYVSVDGESGRVWAVQALDYEELQVLQFEVRAVDAGEPALVGNATVQLFVVDENDNAPVLLPAAGGAPGLDPFLGSPVEEVPGANSETLWAWAAWGAGAGQVVAKIRAVDADSGYNAWLRYEVLEPRGKGPFRVGVYSGEVSTARALEEADGPRQRLVIVVRDHGEPPRSATATLSVSLVEGSEKALAVAGSSSSVPGVLLPSEGGAASGMASASTNVWLVVSICAVSSVFVLALVLYGASRCAPRAAVLSGPAAATLVCASEVGSWSYSQRQSRSLCVADGAGKSDLMVFSPNLPPPPPSVPAAKDTSQAEPSSLLDTVILVDLVCPVVMHGSS; encoded by the exons ATGAGTTTTCGTTGGGGTGCTGCGGTGCatctgctggtgctggtgcgGACCTGGACGCTGGTGGCGGGGCAGGTGCGGTACTCGGTGCCGGAGGAAGCCAAGGTCGGGACGGTGGTGGGGCGGCTGTCGCAGGAGCTGGGTGTGGGCGATGCGGAGGCGCGGCGGCTGCGTGTGGTGTGGCAGGGCCGGCGGGCGGGCGTGGAGGTGAGCGGGGCGAGCGGGGCGCTGGTGGTGAGCTCGCGTGTGGACCGGGAGGAGCTGTGCGGGAAGAGCGCTCCCTGCTCGCTgcgcctggagctgctgcaggagcggCCGCTGCGCGTCTTCCATGTGGAGCTGGAGGTGACCGACATTAACGACAACGCCCCGCTCTTCCCCGCCGCGCGGAAAAACATCAGTTTATCGGAGAACTCCCCACCCGGTTCCCGTTTCCCTCTGGAGGGCGCCTCGGATGCAGATATCGGAGCGAACGCGCAGCTCTCCTACACGCTCAGCCCCAGCGATCAGTTTACGCTGGATGTTAAATCTCCCGGTGAAAATAGGAAATCTTTGTTTCTGGTCCTCTTGAACGCTCTGGACCGGGAGACGGTGCCAGTGCACCGATTGGTGCTGACGGCAAGTGACGAGGGCCGACCATCCCTAACGGGAACGATGGAGCTGCTGATCTCGGTGCTGGATGTGAACGACAACATCCCACAGTTCAACCAGTCGGTGTACAAAGTGAAATTACCCGAAGATGCCTTGGAGGGGACGCTGGTGTTGCGAGTGAACGCCACAGATCCGGACTTGGGAGCATACGGAGATGTGGTTTACGAAATTGATAATATTGTTCCTGCCTCGAGTTCTGATCCATTCAGCATCGATGCGAACAGCGGCGAGATCAGACTGACAGGCGCCCTGGATTATGAGGCAGTTACTTTCTACGAGCTAAACATTAAAGCCAAAGATAAGGGATTGCCTCCGCTGTTGGGTCACTGCAGcgtggagctggaggtgctggacgTGAACGACAACGCGCCCGAGGTGTGGGTGACGTCGCTGTCGGTGCCGGTGTCGGAGGACGCGTCGGTGGGGACGGTGGTGGCGCTGCTGAGCGTGTCGGACCGCGACTCGGGGGCGAACGGGCGAGTGCAGTGCTCGGTGTGGCCGTCGTGGCCGTTCGTTCTGGAGTCGAGGTTCCCGGGCTCGTTCTCGCTGGTGCTGCGGGAGGCGCTGGACCGGGAGCGGGTGCGGGAGTACGAGGTGGAGGTGCGTGCGGAGGACGGCGGGAAGCCGCCGCTGCGTGCGAGGCGCGTTGTGCGTGTGCCGGTGTGTGACGTGAACGACAACGCGCCGGCGTTCTCGCAGGCCGTGTACACGGTGCTGGTGCGGGAGAACAACGCGGCGGGCGCGGAGGTGGCGCGGGTGTGGGCGCGGGACCCGGACGAGGCGGAGAACGGTCGCGTGAGGTACTCGCTGTGGGAGGGCGGCGCTGGAGGTGCGTCGGTGGCGGCGGTGGGATGGCGCCCGGCGTCGAGCTACGTGTCGGTGGATGGGGAGAGCGGGCGCGTGTGGGCGGTGCAGGCGCTGGACTACgaggagctgcaggtgctgcagttcGAGGTGCGCGCGGTGGACGCGGGGGAGCCTGCGCTGGTGGGCAACGCGACGGTGCAGCTGTTCGTGGTGGACGAGAACGACAACGCTCCGGTGCTGCTGCCGGCCGCGGGCGGTGCTCCGGGGCTCGATCCGTTTCTCGGGTCGTCAGTAGAGGAGGTGCCGGTGCCGAACTCGGAGACGCTGTGGGCGTGGGCGGCGTGGGGCGCTGGGGCAGGTCAGGTGGTGGCGAAGATCCGTGCGGTGGACGCGGACTCGGGCTACAACGCGTGGCTGCGCTACGAGGTGTTGGAGCCGCGGGGGAAGGGCCCGTTCCGCGTGGGTGTGTACAGCGGCGAGGTGAGCACGGCGCGGGCGCTGGAGGAGGCGGACGGCCCGCGTCAGCGGCTGGTGATCGTGGTGCGGGACCACGGCGAGCCGCCGCGCTCGGCCACGGCCACGCTGAGCGTGTCTCTGGTGGAGGGCGGCGAGAAGGCGCTGTCGGGGTCGTCATCGTCGGTGCCGGGTGTGCTGTTGCCGGCGGAGAGCGGCGCAGCGGCGGGCATGGCCTCTGCGTCGACCAACGTGTGGCTGGTGGTGTCCATCTGCGCGGTGTCGAGCGTGTTCGTGCTGGCGCTGGTGCTGTACGGGGCGTCGCGCTGTGCTCCGCGGGCGGCCGTGCTGTCGGGGCCCGCCGCGGCGACGTTGGTGTGCGCCAGCGAAGTGGGCAGCTGGTCGTACTCGCAGCGCCAGAGCCGGAGCCTGTGCGTGGCGGATGGGGCGGGCAAGAGCGACCTGATGGTTTTCAGCCCCAActtgccgccgccgccgccgccaccgtcTGTCCCCGCagccaaggacacctctcaggcggagccttcctctctgctggACACGGTCAGTGCCCCTCCTTTTCTCGCTCTCCACCCAGCCTTCCTTCTTTA TTATCATATcctgaaaatatttctttctctgaagaagCAACAACCAGAGATGCTACAG agaaggggggggaaggtaAAGGCTGAAGGCGAGGAGAATTTCCTAGCTGAGATGCTCTGGTCCGGAGACGCGCTCGGTGTCGGTCAATGTCCAATGCGGCGGAGCAGCACACGGTGTCGCTGCAGGCTCGGAAAAGACATCGGAGCGGCTCGGCGGCTCCGCCCCGGTGCGGCAGAGACCACGGCTGGCAGCgacggtgggggggaagcggggCGGCGCCGGGCcgagaaggcagcagagccggTGCTGGCGGAAAGCAGCGGGGACCAGTGCAGACCGCGAGCAGAGATGAGTTTTTGTTGGGGTGCTGCGGTGCatctgctggtgctggtgcgGACCTGGTCGCTGGTGGCGGGGCAGGTGCGGTACTCGGTGCCGGAGGAAGCCAAGGTCGGGACGGTGGTGGGGCGTCTGGCGCAGGAGCTGGGTGTGGGCGATGCGGAGGCGCGGCGGCTGCGTGTGGTGTGGCAGGGCCGGCGGGCGGGCGTGGAGGTGAGCGGGGCGAGCGGGGCGCTGGTGGTGAGCTCGCGTGTGGACCGGGAGGAGCTGTGCGGGAAGAGCGCTCCCTGCTCGCTgcgcctggagctgctgcaggagcggCCGCTGCGCGTCTTCCATGTGGAGCTGGAGGTGACCGACATTAACGACAACGCCCCGCTCTTCCCCGCCGCGCGGAAAAACATCAGCATGGCGGAGTTAACCACGGTACCGGGTACTCGTTTCCCGCTGGAGGGCGCCTCGGATGCAGATATCGGAGCGAACGCGCAGCTCTCCTACACGCTCAGCCCCAGCGAGCACTTTACCCTGGATGTTAAATCTCCTGATGAGAACAGGAAATCTTTGTTTCTGGTCGTCTTGAAAGCTCTGGACCGGGAGACGGTGCCAGTGCACCGATTGGTGCTGACGGCAAGTGACGAGGGCCGACCATCCCTAACGGGAACGATGGAGTTGCTGATCTCGGTGCTGGATGTGAACGACAACATCCCACAGTTCAACCAGTCGGTGTACAAAGTGAAATTACCCGAAGATGCCTTGGAGGGGACGCTGGTGTTGCGAGTGAACGCCACAGATCCGGACTTGGGAGCATACGGAGATGTGGTTTACGAAATTGATAATATTGTTCCTGCCTCGAGTTCTGATCCGTTCAGCATCGATGCGAACAGCGGCGAGATCAGACTGACAGGCGCCCTGGATTATGAGGCAGTTACTTTCTACGAGCTAAACATTAAAGCGAAAGATAAGGGATTGCCTCCGCTGTCCGGTCACTGCAGcgtggagctggaggtgctggacgTGAACGACAACGCGCCCGAGGTGTGGGTGACGTCGCTGTCGGTGCCGGTGTCGGAGGACGCGTCGGTGGGGACGGTGGTGGCGCTGCTGAGCGTGTCGGACCGCGACTCGGGGGCGAACGGGCGAGTGCAGTGCTCGGTGTGGCCGTCGTGGCCGTTCGCTCTGGAGTCGAGGTTCCCGGGCTCGTTCTCGCTGGTGCTGCGGGAGGCGCTGGACCGGGAGCGGGTGCGGGAGTACGAGGTGGAGGTGCGTGCGGAGGACGGCGGGAAGCCGCCGCTGCGTGCGAGGCGCGTTGTGCGTGTGCCGGTGTGTGACGTGAACGACAACGCGCCGGCGTTCTCGCAGGCCGTGTACACGGTGCTGGTGCGGGAGAACAACGCGGCGGGCGCGGAGGTGGCGCGGGTGTGGGCGCGGGACCCGGACGAGGCGGAGAACGGTCGCGTGCGGTACTCGCTGTGGGAGGGCGGCGCTGGAGGTGCGTCGGTGGCGGCGGTGGGGTGGCGCCCGGCGTCGAGCTACGTGTCGGTGGATGGGGAGAGCGGGCGCGTGTGGGCGGTGCAGGCGCTGGACTACgaggagctgcaggtgctgcagttcGAGGTGCGCGCGGTGGACGCGGGGGAGCCTGCGCTGGTGGGCAACGCGACGGTGCAGCTGTTCGTGGTGGACGAGAACGACAACGCTCCGGTGCTGCTGCCGGCCGCGGGCGGTGCTCCGGGGCTCGATCCGTTTCTCGGGTCGCCAGTAGAGGAGGTGCCGGGCGCGAACTCGGAGACGCTGTGGGCGTGGGCGGCGTGGGGCGCTGGGGCAGGTCAGGTGGTGGCGAAGATCCGTGCGGTGGACGCGGACTCGGGCTACAACGCGTGGCTGCGCTATGAGGTGTTGGAGCCGCGGGGGAAGGGCCCGTTCCGCGTGGGTGTGTACAGCGGCGAGGTGAGCACGGCGCGGGCGCTGGAGGAGGCGGACGGCCCGCGTCAGCGGCTGGTGATCGTGGTGCGGGACCACGGCGAGCCGCCGCGCTCGGCCACGGCCACGCTGAGCGTGTCTCTGGTGGAGGGCAGTGAGAAGGCGCTGGCAGTGGCGGGGTCGTCATCGTCGGTGCCGGGTGTGCTGTTGCCGTCGGAGGGCGGCGCAGCGTCGGGCATGGCTTCTGCGTCGACCAACGTGTGGCTGGTGGTGTCCATCTGCGCGGTGTCGAGCGTGTTCGTGCTGGCGCTGGTGCTGTACGGGGCGTCGCGCTGTGCTCCGCGGGCGGCCGTGCTGTCGGGGCCCGCCGCGGCGACGCTGGTGTGCGCCAGCGAAGTAGGCAGCTGGTCGTACTCGCAGCGCCAGAGCCGGAGCCTGTGCGTGGCGGATGGGGCGGGCAAGAGCGACCTGATGGTTTTCAGCCCCAActtgccgccgccgccaccgtcTGTCCCCGCagccaaggacacctctcaggcggagccttcctctctgctggACACG